The Dehalogenimonas sp. 4OHTPN genome window below encodes:
- a CDS encoding tetratricopeptide repeat protein, which yields MVHSDEEQAKLKKQNTQSAIDLALAGRWREAVTVNKSIVELFPDDTEALNRLGRAFLELGEYGEAREAYRKAKEQDPYNTIADRNLRRLELLTISGAKPIADTDVQRVEPQVFLEETGKAGVFNLSRLAPREVLAGVVAGDKVNLRASGAVLVIEGMSGEQLGIIDPRYALKLLKLMKGGNRYSANVISSAEDKLSVIIRETYQDPSQIGQISFPTRQSPATVRKPELEVSGEELESAVDGEEADVSPEERLEDETYPDDGDDEEEDLEV from the coding sequence ATGGTCCATAGTGACGAAGAACAGGCAAAGCTGAAAAAACAGAACACCCAGTCCGCTATTGACCTGGCCCTGGCTGGCCGCTGGAGAGAAGCGGTAACCGTTAATAAATCTATTGTGGAACTTTTTCCCGATGACACCGAAGCGCTCAACCGGCTGGGCAGGGCTTTTCTTGAGCTTGGCGAGTACGGTGAAGCCCGGGAGGCGTATCGGAAAGCGAAGGAACAGGATCCTTATAACACCATCGCTGACCGTAACTTGCGTCGGCTGGAACTTCTAACCATATCGGGCGCCAAACCCATTGCTGACACAGACGTACAGCGGGTTGAGCCGCAGGTTTTCCTTGAGGAAACAGGGAAAGCCGGAGTGTTTAATTTATCCCGCTTGGCGCCCAGGGAAGTGTTGGCCGGAGTGGTTGCCGGAGATAAGGTCAACTTACGAGCCAGTGGTGCCGTTCTGGTGATTGAGGGCATGTCCGGCGAGCAACTCGGAATTATCGATCCCCGTTATGCTTTGAAATTGCTGAAGCTCATGAAAGGCGGTAACCGCTATTCAGCCAACGTTATCAGTTCCGCCGAAGACAAACTCTCCGTCATTATCAGGGAAACATATCAGGATCCCTCTCAAATTGGGCAAATCTCTTTCCCGACGCGCCAAAGTCCAGCCACAGTAAGAAAACCCGAACTCGAAGTGTCTGGTGAGGAATTAGAAAGCGCTGTTGATGGCGAAGAAGCCGATGTGTCCCCGGAAGAGAGACTGGAAGACGAAACCTATCCCGACGACGGTGACGATGAAGAGGAGGACTTGGAGGTCTAA
- a CDS encoding glycerol-3-phosphate acyltransferase, protein MPLLALLAGYLWGSIPTARLVARLSGQRLAGNVGALNTIRSIGLKAGIAVAVLDVAKGAAAVLTARYALDASAGWVLFAGVGCVIGHNWMVWLGFKGGKGMAAAAGAVLTASLIYSQGWVFLVFAGIILAVWRLGRNLVLGNAVALLCLPGLAWLASHSAAVVLAALCLNAVIALKYAPDAIADFKRRGFGALGPDEIKPKRS, encoded by the coding sequence ATGCCGCTGTTAGCCCTGCTGGCGGGCTATCTCTGGGGCTCCATCCCTACAGCCCGCCTCGTCGCTCGGCTGTCCGGTCAGCGGCTCGCCGGGAATGTCGGTGCCCTGAATACCATCCGGAGCATCGGCCTCAAGGCGGGCATTGCCGTCGCTGTTCTGGATGTCGCCAAAGGCGCAGCGGCGGTGCTGACCGCCCGATACGCCCTGGACGCCTCGGCTGGCTGGGTGCTCTTTGCCGGTGTCGGCTGCGTCATCGGTCACAACTGGATGGTCTGGCTCGGCTTTAAAGGCGGCAAAGGCATGGCCGCCGCGGCCGGCGCCGTGCTGACCGCTTCACTGATCTACAGCCAGGGCTGGGTCTTCCTTGTCTTCGCCGGGATCATCCTGGCGGTGTGGCGGCTGGGCAGGAACCTGGTGCTGGGCAACGCCGTGGCCCTGCTCTGCCTGCCGGGATTGGCCTGGCTGGCCTCCCACTCGGCGGCGGTGGTACTCGCGGCCCTCTGCCTGAACGCCGTTATCGCGCTGAAGTACGCTCCTGACGCCATCGCTGATTTCAAACGCCGCGGGTTTGGGGCGCTCGGCCCCGATGAGATCAAGCCCAAACGGTCATGA
- a CDS encoding type ISP restriction/modification enzyme, with product MTEATALFKTYLAELAAKLATGDSTEHSHRTALQHLIEGLLPSITAVNDPKHTAVGAPDFLVKKGEVIIGHIEAKDIGVNLEKVEKTDQFKRYVPALSNFILTDYLEFRHYIDGKLHYQKSLGSLVDGKIKRQPENIPAVAELLDRFLSMNAASVGTPKELAVRMAKIAHYIRNLILETLNAEAEKGELHNQLAAFRENLIPELSHEQFADMYAQTIAYGLFAARCTKPTEKHFTRSDAAQNLPKTNPFLRKLFQHIAGYDLDPRIAWLVDELAQVLAQADMAAVLKDFGKHSGKEDPVVHFYETFLKEYDPKMREMRGVYYTPEPVVSYIVRSVDHLLKTRFNKPTGLADDSVYILDPAVGTATFLYMVINEIHEAVVGAGQKGAWNDYVAKKLLPRLYGFELLMAPYAVAHLKLGLQLQETGYKFETDERLGIYLTNTLEEAAKHAAQMGFSQWISEESNAAAEVKKDKPIMVVLGNPPYSKHSVNKGPWIKKLIETYKTVDGKPLGEKNPKWLQDDYVKFIRFGQWRINRTGQGIMAFVTNHGYLDNPTFRGMRRSLMDGFSDIYIYNLHGNSNKREIPPDGGRDENVFDIQQGVAIAIFIKEAGKTTPAKIHYGDLWGIREQKNQLLGATDITQVSWGEPQPISPFYMFPPANSDLLSEFSSGWNISEIFRVNSVGILTSRDELTIRWSKEEVSSTIKEFCQLSVEDARLKYNLGEDVRDWKVNLAQKDLKDSNLSSKNIIPVLYRPFDTRYTYFTGHSRGFHCMPRGEVMHHMLLKDNLALISARMNKTQEMNHFLCARNITEIKCGEYTIGSYLFPLYLYPVKGEMQFEVGRRPNLNPEFIKDISNKLELAFIPDGKGDLETTFGPEDIFNYAYAVFHSPTYRSRYAEFLKIDFPRLQLTSDKELFKALAEKGEELVALHLMEAAVLNHLITSYPLTGSQKVEKVSYDEKLRRVYINKEQFFEGVEPEVWEFQVGGYQVAEKWLKDRKGRTLTYDDIIHYQRIIVALTETRRVMAEIDEIIPGWPVE from the coding sequence ATGACCGAAGCTACAGCCCTTTTCAAAACTTACCTAGCTGAGTTAGCGGCCAAGTTGGCAACCGGGGATTCTACCGAGCATTCCCACCGTACCGCATTGCAGCATCTGATCGAAGGACTGTTACCCAGCATTACCGCAGTCAACGATCCGAAGCATACAGCGGTGGGTGCACCGGATTTCCTGGTAAAAAAGGGCGAGGTAATCATAGGGCATATCGAGGCGAAGGACATCGGCGTCAATCTGGAGAAGGTGGAAAAGACCGACCAATTCAAGCGGTACGTCCCGGCGCTGTCTAATTTCATCCTGACCGACTACCTGGAATTCCGCCACTACATCGACGGCAAACTGCACTACCAAAAGAGCCTAGGAAGCCTGGTTGATGGCAAGATCAAGCGCCAGCCGGAGAACATCCCCGCCGTCGCCGAGCTTTTAGACCGGTTCCTCTCCATGAACGCCGCCTCCGTGGGCACGCCAAAAGAATTGGCGGTGCGCATGGCAAAAATTGCCCATTACATCCGCAACCTGATACTGGAGACGCTGAACGCCGAAGCGGAGAAAGGCGAGCTTCACAACCAGTTGGCCGCCTTCCGCGAAAACCTGATCCCCGAGCTGTCACACGAACAGTTTGCCGACATGTATGCCCAGACCATAGCCTACGGCTTATTCGCCGCCCGCTGCACCAAGCCCACGGAAAAACATTTCACCCGTTCCGACGCCGCCCAGAACCTACCGAAGACCAACCCGTTCCTCCGAAAACTATTCCAGCATATTGCCGGTTACGACCTCGATCCGCGCATCGCCTGGCTGGTGGACGAACTGGCGCAGGTGCTGGCGCAGGCCGACATGGCGGCGGTCTTGAAGGACTTTGGCAAACATTCCGGCAAGGAAGACCCGGTGGTGCATTTCTACGAAACATTTCTCAAGGAATACGACCCCAAGATGCGGGAGATGCGCGGTGTCTACTACACGCCGGAGCCGGTGGTTTCCTACATTGTCCGCTCGGTTGACCACCTGCTGAAAACACGCTTCAACAAGCCCACCGGCCTGGCTGACGACAGCGTCTATATCCTGGACCCGGCGGTGGGCACCGCTACCTTCCTCTACATGGTAATCAATGAAATACACGAGGCGGTAGTGGGGGCGGGGCAGAAGGGCGCCTGGAACGACTACGTTGCCAAGAAGCTGCTGCCGCGGCTTTACGGCTTTGAACTGCTGATGGCGCCCTATGCCGTGGCTCATCTGAAACTTGGTCTCCAGCTTCAAGAAACCGGCTACAAGTTCGAGACCGACGAACGGTTGGGCATTTACCTGACGAATACCCTCGAAGAGGCAGCCAAACACGCCGCCCAGATGGGATTTTCCCAGTGGATCTCCGAAGAATCCAACGCCGCTGCTGAGGTCAAGAAGGACAAGCCGATCATGGTGGTGTTGGGCAATCCCCCATATTCAAAGCATTCCGTTAACAAAGGACCCTGGATTAAGAAATTAATTGAAACCTATAAAACGGTCGATGGTAAACCGCTGGGTGAGAAAAATCCCAAATGGTTGCAAGATGACTATGTCAAATTCATCCGGTTTGGTCAATGGCGGATTAACCGGACTGGCCAAGGGATCATGGCTTTTGTCACCAACCACGGATATCTAGATAATCCGACGTTTCGCGGTATGCGCCGGTCCCTGATGGACGGTTTCTCGGATATCTATATCTACAATCTTCATGGCAATTCTAATAAAAGGGAAATACCTCCCGATGGTGGTAGGGATGAGAATGTCTTTGATATACAGCAAGGCGTGGCTATTGCAATTTTTATTAAAGAGGCGGGTAAAACCACTCCCGCCAAGATTCACTACGGGGACTTATGGGGAATCAGGGAACAGAAAAACCAACTATTAGGAGCGACTGATATTACTCAGGTGTCTTGGGGAGAGCCGCAACCTATAAGTCCCTTTTACATGTTCCCACCAGCGAATAGCGATTTACTATCCGAATTTTCGAGTGGTTGGAACATTTCGGAAATATTCCGAGTTAATAGTGTCGGGATATTGACGTCCAGAGACGAATTGACGATAAGGTGGTCAAAGGAAGAAGTATCGTCGACTATTAAAGAGTTTTGTCAGCTGTCTGTCGAAGATGCTAGGTTAAAATACAACTTAGGTGAAGATGTCAGAGATTGGAAGGTGAATCTAGCCCAAAAAGATCTTAAAGATAGTAATTTGTCATCTAAAAATATTATCCCGGTTTTATACCGTCCTTTTGACACGCGCTACACCTACTTTACCGGTCATTCGAGGGGCTTTCATTGTATGCCGCGTGGGGAAGTCATGCACCACATGTTATTGAAAGATAACTTGGCGCTTATTTCTGCACGAATGAACAAAACTCAAGAAATGAATCATTTCCTTTGTGCAAGAAATATCACAGAAATCAAATGCGGGGAATATACAATCGGGTCTTATTTATTTCCTCTATACCTTTATCCTGTAAAGGGTGAAATGCAGTTTGAGGTCGGGCGACGACCGAACCTCAATCCGGAATTCATCAAGGATATTTCTAATAAGTTGGAATTAGCGTTTATCCCGGACGGCAAAGGGGATTTGGAGACGACATTCGGGCCTGAAGATATCTTCAATTACGCCTACGCTGTTTTCCATTCGCCGACCTACCGCAGCCGGTACGCGGAGTTCCTGAAGATAGATTTCCCTCGCCTGCAACTGACCTCCGACAAGGAGTTGTTCAAGGCGCTGGCGGAGAAGGGCGAGGAGTTGGTGGCGCTGCACCTGATGGAGGCGGCGGTGTTGAACCACTTGATTACCTCTTACCCTTTGACTGGCAGTCAAAAGGTAGAGAAGGTCAGCTATGACGAGAAGCTGCGGCGGGTGTACATCAATAAGGAGCAATTTTTTGAGGGGGTGGAGCCGGAGGTTTGGGAGTTCCAGGTTGGCGGGTACCAGGTGGCGGAGAAGTGGTTGAAGGACCGCAAGGGTCGGACGCTTACCTACGATGACATTATCCATTACCAACGGATAATTGTGGCACTGACGGAGACGCGGCGGGTGATGGCGGAGATTGATGAGATCATACCGGGGTGGCCGGTGGAGTAG
- a CDS encoding aldolase, with protein MLNTEFKEVGKALFTRGLVSSHSGNLSVRLNDEKMLITRRGSQLGALQDQDLIETGIDKNDLKTPLASVELPVHRAILQHTAAGAVVHAHPPHAIALSMNETEIPTEQFEAYELGTVPVLGWNQDVRPGCLGDAIAEALKTHKIILVYGHGTFAVGQILEEAYKYTAALEEVCQVQWLVKTLRKSR; from the coding sequence ATGCTTAACACCGAGTTTAAAGAGGTTGGCAAAGCCCTGTTCACCCGCGGCCTCGTGTCGTCGCACTCCGGCAACCTGTCGGTACGTCTGAACGACGAGAAGATGCTTATCACCCGCCGCGGCAGTCAGCTGGGCGCGCTCCAGGATCAGGACCTCATCGAGACCGGCATCGACAAGAACGATCTGAAAACCCCTCTGGCCTCGGTAGAGTTACCGGTACACCGCGCCATACTGCAGCACACGGCGGCCGGGGCAGTGGTCCATGCCCACCCGCCCCACGCCATCGCCCTGTCCATGAATGAAACGGAGATCCCCACCGAACAGTTCGAGGCGTATGAACTGGGGACAGTGCCCGTTTTAGGCTGGAACCAGGATGTCCGTCCCGGCTGCCTGGGCGACGCCATTGCCGAGGCGCTGAAGACCCATAAAATCATCCTGGTCTACGGACACGGCACCTTCGCTGTGGGCCAGATACTAGAGGAAGCTTACAAATACACCGCCGCCCTGGAAGAGGTCTGCCAGGTTCAGTGGCTGGTTAAAACCCTCCGTAAGTCCAGATAG
- a CDS encoding branched-chain amino acid transaminase: MPSYCYFKGAVVPLEDAKISVMTHALHYGTALFEGIRANWNAAHGQLYIFRLLDHMKRMKDGCKVLRLDIPHTAEDLSRITADVVKKCGFKEDTYVRPLAYKSSEALGVRLHDLKSDFLVFAIPWGRYIDVDTCRCAVSTWRRPDDNVFPPSVKATGLYINNALTKTEAIENGFDEGIMLTPDGHVAEGSGENLFLVEKGKLVTPATYSSILNGITRDTVITLAKQELGLEVEERLVDRYELYTADECFLTGTAAHLTPVCEIDRRRLGEGGIGPVTAKLKDLYFEAIKGNLPKYAGWCTPVY, translated from the coding sequence ATGCCGAGCTACTGTTATTTCAAAGGCGCCGTCGTTCCGCTGGAGGACGCCAAAATCTCGGTCATGACCCATGCCCTGCACTACGGCACCGCCCTGTTCGAGGGCATCCGCGCCAACTGGAACGCTGCCCACGGCCAGCTCTACATCTTCCGCCTCCTGGATCACATGAAGCGGATGAAGGACGGCTGCAAGGTACTCCGGCTCGATATCCCCCACACCGCTGAGGACCTGTCCCGCATCACCGCCGACGTGGTCAAAAAGTGCGGCTTCAAAGAGGACACCTACGTCCGCCCGCTGGCTTACAAGTCGAGCGAAGCCCTGGGCGTCCGCCTGCATGATCTGAAGAGCGACTTTCTGGTCTTCGCCATCCCCTGGGGCCGCTACATAGATGTCGACACCTGCCGCTGCGCCGTCTCGACCTGGCGCCGCCCTGACGACAATGTCTTCCCGCCGTCGGTCAAGGCCACCGGCCTGTACATCAACAACGCCCTGACCAAGACCGAGGCCATCGAGAACGGCTTCGACGAGGGCATCATGCTCACCCCCGACGGTCACGTCGCCGAGGGCTCCGGCGAGAACCTCTTCCTGGTTGAAAAAGGCAAGCTCGTCACCCCGGCCACTTACTCCAGCATCTTGAACGGCATCACCCGCGATACCGTCATCACCCTGGCGAAGCAGGAACTCGGCCTGGAGGTCGAAGAACGGCTGGTTGACCGCTACGAACTCTACACCGCCGACGAATGCTTCTTGACCGGCACGGCGGCTCACCTGACCCCGGTGTGCGAGATTGACCGGCGCCGCCTCGGCGAAGGCGGCATCGGCCCGGTGACCGCCAAACTCAAGGACCTCTACTTCGAGGCCATCAAGGGCAACCTGCCGAAGTACGCCGGTTGGTGCACACCCGTCTACTAA
- the gyrA gene encoding DNA gyrase subunit A: MVIGKTRPVNIEEEMKNSYLNYAMSVIVSRALPDVRDGLKPVHRRILYAMSELGMRFNTPYKKSARIVGEVLGKYHPHGDTSVYDAMVRMAQPFSMRYPLVDGQGNFGSVDADPPAAMRYTEARLTRLAEEMLVDIDKDTVDFMPNFDASLSEPVVLPSRLPNLLMNGSAGIAVGMATNIPPHNLGELCDAITHLIDNPDCSMDDLLNFVKGPDFPTGGIILGRDGIRSAYASGHGKVVIRARAHIVDTQEAGSRRQIIITELPYQVNKAELVGRIAMLVREKKVTGIAEIRDESDRQGLRIAIDLKRDGQPQQILNNLHKHTNLQDSFFINMLALVDGKPQVINLKEALKLYVDFRQVVITRRSKFELKAAKERAHILEGLKIALDNLDAIINLIRKAENADTARRELQSRFGLSQIQAQAILDLQLRRLAGLERQKILDEYAEVLKQISYLEDLLANPRKILLLIKSDLGEIRTRYGDVRRTEIQAQGVIEFREEDLIPHQSMVVTITERGFIKRVPTEVYRLQHRAGRGKSIITTREEDAVRFVMVADTHDSVLLFTNRGRIFSIRCHEVPCDLSRTAKGLAIINLVPVAENEKITAMLSLSEFREDTSLIMATGGGEIKRTSVSDFAAVRSSGLLAMDLPKGDELIGAVLAKEEDNIILITNCGQSIHFPVADIRLSQRASGGVKGISFKDDDRVVGLDVTCPSHFVLVVTEGGYGKLTRVEEYPLQHRGGSGVLTFKVVDKTGPVVAGRVVDREHQVMIATAEGVVIRTPVGTDDEEKGIVVMGRSTQGVIVIRPDENDRVVTFGMVV; the protein is encoded by the coding sequence ATGGTAATAGGAAAAACCCGCCCTGTCAATATTGAGGAGGAGATGAAAAACTCCTACCTGAATTATGCCATGAGCGTGATTGTCTCCCGCGCTCTGCCGGATGTCCGCGATGGCCTGAAGCCGGTTCACCGACGCATCCTTTATGCCATGAGCGAACTTGGGATGCGTTTTAATACCCCCTATAAGAAGAGCGCACGCATTGTCGGCGAAGTTTTGGGTAAATATCACCCGCACGGCGATACTTCGGTTTATGATGCCATGGTGCGGATGGCCCAGCCTTTCTCCATGCGATACCCCCTGGTCGACGGTCAGGGCAACTTCGGTTCGGTTGATGCCGACCCGCCGGCGGCTATGCGCTATACCGAGGCACGCCTTACCCGTTTGGCAGAGGAAATGCTGGTAGATATCGATAAGGACACCGTCGATTTCATGCCGAATTTCGACGCATCGCTGAGCGAACCGGTAGTGCTCCCATCCCGCCTGCCGAACCTCCTGATGAATGGCTCGGCAGGCATCGCGGTGGGTATGGCCACCAATATCCCGCCTCACAACTTAGGCGAGTTATGTGACGCAATCACGCATCTGATCGACAACCCGGACTGCTCCATGGACGACCTGTTGAATTTCGTCAAGGGTCCGGATTTTCCAACCGGAGGCATCATTCTGGGAAGAGATGGCATCAGAAGCGCCTATGCTTCCGGGCACGGTAAGGTAGTAATCCGCGCGCGCGCCCACATCGTGGACACCCAGGAAGCAGGGAGCAGGCGGCAGATTATCATTACCGAACTGCCCTACCAGGTTAATAAAGCTGAATTGGTCGGTCGTATCGCAATGCTGGTCCGTGAAAAGAAAGTGACCGGCATAGCCGAAATCCGGGATGAATCTGACAGACAGGGTTTGCGCATTGCCATCGATCTTAAGAGAGACGGCCAGCCGCAACAAATCCTGAACAATCTCCATAAACACACCAATCTCCAGGACAGTTTTTTTATCAATATGCTGGCATTGGTGGACGGAAAACCTCAAGTTATCAACCTGAAAGAGGCGCTGAAGCTTTATGTCGACTTCCGCCAGGTAGTCATTACCCGACGGTCAAAATTCGAACTTAAAGCAGCAAAAGAGCGCGCCCATATACTGGAAGGGCTAAAAATCGCCCTCGACAATCTGGATGCCATCATCAATCTCATCAGAAAAGCCGAGAATGCCGACACAGCCCGACGCGAACTGCAAAGCCGTTTCGGGTTGTCGCAGATCCAGGCTCAAGCCATCCTGGACTTGCAGTTGCGTCGCCTGGCCGGCCTCGAGAGACAGAAGATACTTGACGAATACGCCGAGGTCCTGAAGCAGATCTCCTACCTGGAAGACCTGTTAGCCAATCCTCGCAAGATCCTGCTTCTGATTAAGTCTGATTTGGGCGAAATCAGAACCAGATACGGTGATGTCCGCCGCACCGAGATCCAGGCTCAGGGCGTCATCGAGTTCCGGGAAGAAGACCTGATTCCCCACCAGAGTATGGTGGTTACCATCACCGAGCGAGGCTTCATCAAACGCGTGCCCACCGAGGTCTACCGCCTGCAGCACCGCGCCGGTCGGGGCAAGAGCATTATCACCACCCGCGAGGAAGACGCTGTCCGCTTCGTGATGGTCGCCGATACTCATGACTCGGTGCTGCTATTTACCAACCGTGGCCGGATCTTTTCGATCCGATGCCATGAAGTCCCCTGCGATTTGTCGCGCACCGCCAAGGGACTAGCGATCATCAACCTGGTACCGGTGGCCGAGAATGAAAAGATCACCGCTATGCTCTCGCTCTCGGAGTTCCGGGAGGATACCTCGCTAATCATGGCTACCGGCGGCGGCGAAATCAAGCGTACCTCAGTGTCGGACTTCGCCGCGGTGCGTTCCAGCGGCCTCCTGGCGATGGACCTACCTAAGGGCGACGAACTTATCGGCGCGGTACTGGCCAAAGAAGAAGACAATATCATCCTTATTACCAACTGTGGCCAATCTATCCATTTCCCGGTGGCCGATATCCGCCTGTCCCAGCGCGCCTCCGGCGGCGTCAAGGGCATCAGCTTCAAAGACGACGATCGCGTCGTCGGTCTGGATGTCACGTGCCCCAGCCATTTCGTCCTGGTGGTCACCGAAGGCGGCTATGGCAAGCTGACCAGGGTCGAGGAATACCCGCTGCAGCATCGCGGCGGCTCCGGTGTACTGACCTTCAAGGTAGTGGACAAGACTGGTCCGGTGGTCGCTGGGCGCGTCGTTGACCGGGAACATCAGGTGATGATCGCCACCGCCGAGGGTGTGGTCATCCGCACCCCGGTAGGCACTGATGACGAGGAAAAGGGCATCGTGGTCATGGGCCGCAGCACCCAGGGGGTGATCGTCATCCGTCCCGACGAGAACGACAGGGTGGTGACTTTCGGCATGGTGGTATGA
- the lexA gene encoding transcriptional repressor LexA, producing MSDTLSSRQEKILEYIRGYMGHHGIPPSIRDIVAGCGISSTSVADYNLKHLERLGFIRRHHEISRGIELVSKDGRPGPAAVPLMGQIAAGRPIPVPDSESWSTAASAEMIEVPESFIANRKDVFALKVKGTSMIDALINDGDLVVMQAVQSVDNGDMAAVWLKSEKEATLKRFFKEKGDRIRLQPANSQMAPIYADASNVAVQGRVVGVIRKLV from the coding sequence ATGTCTGATACCCTTTCATCACGCCAGGAAAAGATTCTGGAATATATTCGGGGCTACATGGGGCATCACGGCATTCCGCCGAGCATCCGGGACATCGTTGCCGGGTGCGGCATCAGCTCCACCTCGGTAGCTGACTACAACCTAAAACACCTCGAACGACTGGGCTTCATCCGACGTCACCATGAGATTTCCCGCGGTATCGAACTGGTGAGTAAAGACGGCCGTCCTGGACCAGCCGCCGTCCCCTTAATGGGTCAGATTGCCGCCGGACGACCAATACCGGTGCCGGACAGCGAAAGCTGGAGCACTGCCGCCTCCGCCGAGATGATCGAGGTCCCGGAGTCCTTCATCGCTAACCGCAAGGATGTCTTCGCCCTTAAAGTCAAAGGCACCTCGATGATTGACGCCCTGATCAACGACGGTGACCTGGTGGTTATGCAGGCCGTTCAGTCGGTAGACAACGGCGACATGGCAGCGGTTTGGCTCAAGTCCGAGAAAGAGGCCACCTTGAAACGCTTCTTTAAAGAGAAGGGTGACCGCATCCGCCTGCAGCCGGCCAACTCCCAGATGGCGCCTATCTACGCCGACGCTTCCAACGTCGCTGTCCAGGGCCGCGTCGTCGGCGTCATTCGCAAGCTCGTTTGA
- the hisS gene encoding histidine--tRNA ligase has product MDYQAPRGTQDILPEDQTCWRYVREKGEAIAQRYGYSRIDTPTFEDARLFTRTVGEETDIVTKEMYTFADRGGSDLTLRPEGTAPVCRAYIEHGMASRPRPVKLYYLASIFRYDRPQAGRYREHHQFGFELFGEADAAADAEVIEMAWRFYRELGLITLPVQINSIGCPECRSAYLSALKNYYATCLDTACSDCKTRYHKNPLRLLDCKKPDCRAAAVKAPHAVEYLCQDCKIHFDKLIAFLGAVEIPFEVNHRLVRGLDYYSRTVFEIQPAEEGAQSTIGGGGRYDSLIGQLGGEHTPAVGFATGIERIIINLKRQNVAVPGMPAPRFFIAWLGDAAGLAAFSLTAILRQAGINLIQSLSGRSLKAQLRQASSLGAEYALIIGDSELCKQEVVLRDLLRSTQRSLPLEGIVESLRSV; this is encoded by the coding sequence ATGGACTACCAGGCGCCCCGCGGTACTCAAGACATACTCCCTGAAGATCAAACATGCTGGAGATATGTCCGTGAAAAAGGCGAAGCCATCGCGCAAAGGTACGGCTACTCCCGTATAGATACCCCCACATTTGAAGATGCCAGACTCTTTACCCGGACGGTCGGAGAAGAGACAGACATCGTCACCAAAGAAATGTACACCTTTGCCGACCGAGGCGGTTCGGACCTGACGCTGCGGCCGGAAGGCACGGCTCCGGTTTGCCGGGCCTACATCGAGCACGGCATGGCCTCGCGCCCCAGGCCGGTGAAACTCTACTACCTGGCCAGCATTTTTCGCTACGACCGGCCACAGGCTGGGCGTTATCGGGAACATCACCAGTTCGGCTTCGAGCTTTTCGGCGAAGCCGACGCCGCTGCCGATGCCGAGGTCATAGAAATGGCTTGGCGGTTCTACCGGGAACTCGGGTTAATCACTCTCCCGGTGCAGATCAATTCCATCGGCTGCCCGGAATGCCGCTCTGCCTACCTTTCAGCGCTTAAAAATTATTACGCCACCTGCCTGGATACAGCGTGCTCCGACTGCAAAACCCGCTACCACAAGAACCCGCTGCGCCTGCTGGATTGCAAGAAGCCGGATTGCCGCGCCGCGGCGGTCAAGGCGCCCCATGCCGTAGAATATCTCTGCCAGGACTGCAAGATCCATTTCGACAAGCTGATCGCCTTCCTGGGGGCGGTGGAGATACCTTTCGAAGTCAACCACCGCTTGGTCCGCGGCCTGGACTATTATTCCCGCACCGTCTTCGAAATCCAGCCTGCTGAAGAAGGTGCCCAAAGCACCATCGGGGGTGGCGGCCGCTATGACAGCCTGATCGGTCAACTCGGCGGAGAGCATACCCCCGCCGTCGGTTTCGCTACCGGCATCGAGCGTATTATCATTAACCTCAAGCGGCAGAATGTAGCTGTGCCGGGGATGCCAGCGCCTCGCTTTTTTATCGCCTGGCTGGGTGATGCCGCCGGGCTGGCGGCTTTCTCGCTGACCGCCATTCTGCGGCAAGCCGGCATAAACCTGATACAATCGCTGTCTGGCCGCAGCTTGAAAGCCCAACTGCGGCAGGCTTCCTCGCTCGGGGCGGAATACGCGTTGATCATTGGTGATTCCGAGCTCTGCAAACAGGAAGTAGTATTGCGTGATCTGTTGAGATCCACCCAGCGTTCGCTGCCGCTGGAAGGGATAGTAGAATCCCTGAGGTCTGTTTGA